From Desulfosalsimonas propionicica, the proteins below share one genomic window:
- a CDS encoding beta-phosphoglucomutase family hydrolase — MEDKNQGLGPQGVVLDLDGVITRTAAVHGRAWKDVFDAFLKEQDKDFSPFTDKDYLTYVDGKPRYDGVSSFLESRGISLAFGDPDDPPGDRTVCGLGNKKNERFNDLVRAGGVEVFDTTVTLIKKLKQSGTRLGVASSSKNCRQVLEAAGLLDLFEVRVDGVVSAELGLKGKPAPDIFITACQRLGVAPVDAVVVEDAVSGVQAGRNGGFGMVIGVARETDPAVLLKNGADRVVRDMGEISPADIRTWFETGLPEDLWSVTFHDYDPSLEKTRETLLTAGNGYFATRGAMEESAAGEINYPGTYMAGVFNCLTSTVSGKDIENEDFVNCPNWLPVNFRIGSGPWMDINAVKIESICRRLDFQTGILHRDMTVADAMGRRTRIVSERIISMADPHVCGLRYSLTPINYDETITFSAAVNGDVINDGVERYRDLEQQHLTPVEQTAGEDTLLVRVRTAESDIEIAAGTRAAVVCGEKIHSEVKLAEGRGELRFSVPARKNQPVCMEKLAAFCTSADGSTESPATRVFAALENTTSFDALKSASIHAWSRLWKEMDIRVSGDRFSQKMLRLHMYHLLVTASPHNTGLDAGMPARGLHGEAYRGHIFWDELFVMPFYDLHFADIARSLLMYRYRRLDAARAYAREHGFSGAMFPWQSGRTGTEQTQTVHLNPMTGQWGPDNSSLQRHVSLAVAFNTWQYFHITHDLAFLENFGAEMFFEICRFWASKARWDNALSRYRIHEVMGPDEFHEKYPDKDKGGLTDNAYTNLMVHWVLTRAAEIYRYLGGEAGDTLCEKIRLSVDEIEKWAQMAQKLNIVMRDGLIAQFDGYFSLKELDWDHYRSIYGDIHRMDRILKKEGKNPDAYKAAKQADVLMAFFTLGEDAVKKMLASMGYGSLDNLLEKNFDYYMARTSHGSTLSRVVHAALARRLGRKDIAWQFYQEALSSDYIDIQGGTTKEGIHTGVMAATVLMAMSLYGGLRTDKDILAIDPALPGRWEKITFGLWFQKHRYAFEITKNKVILTIEGSEGGVIPVEVKGKTHHVSCGVKTEFPL; from the coding sequence ATGGAAGACAAAAATCAAGGTTTGGGCCCGCAGGGGGTGGTGCTGGATCTCGACGGGGTGATTACGCGGACTGCAGCGGTTCACGGCCGGGCGTGGAAGGACGTGTTTGACGCGTTTTTAAAGGAGCAGGACAAAGATTTTTCCCCGTTTACGGATAAAGATTACCTGACCTACGTGGATGGCAAGCCCCGGTATGACGGGGTCAGTTCCTTTCTGGAATCCAGGGGCATATCCCTTGCCTTCGGCGATCCCGATGATCCGCCCGGAGACCGGACCGTCTGCGGGCTGGGCAACAAAAAAAATGAACGGTTCAACGACCTGGTCCGCGCCGGCGGGGTGGAGGTGTTTGACACCACAGTGACGTTGATAAAGAAACTGAAACAATCCGGGACCCGTCTCGGGGTGGCCTCATCGAGCAAAAACTGCCGGCAGGTGCTTGAGGCCGCGGGACTGCTTGATTTGTTCGAGGTGCGCGTTGACGGGGTGGTGTCTGCCGAGCTGGGTCTGAAGGGAAAGCCGGCCCCGGATATTTTTATTACCGCCTGCCAACGGCTCGGCGTGGCGCCCGTTGATGCAGTGGTGGTGGAAGATGCCGTGTCCGGGGTGCAGGCGGGCAGAAACGGCGGTTTCGGCATGGTCATCGGCGTGGCCCGGGAAACCGATCCCGCAGTACTGCTCAAAAACGGGGCCGACCGGGTGGTCCGGGATATGGGTGAAATCTCACCGGCTGATATCCGGACCTGGTTTGAAACCGGCCTGCCGGAAGATCTGTGGTCTGTGACGTTCCACGATTATGATCCGTCCCTGGAAAAAACCCGGGAGACCTTGCTGACCGCTGGAAACGGGTATTTTGCCACCCGGGGGGCCATGGAGGAATCCGCAGCCGGGGAAATCAACTACCCGGGCACCTACATGGCCGGGGTTTTCAATTGTCTGACATCAACGGTGAGCGGTAAAGACATTGAAAACGAGGACTTTGTCAATTGTCCGAACTGGCTGCCGGTTAATTTCCGCATCGGCTCCGGGCCGTGGATGGACATCAACGCGGTCAAAATCGAATCCATCTGCCGGCGCCTGGATTTTCAAACCGGAATCCTGCACCGGGATATGACCGTGGCCGATGCCATGGGGCGCAGAACCCGGATCGTGTCCGAGCGAATCATCAGCATGGCCGATCCCCATGTCTGCGGCCTTCGCTATAGCCTCACCCCCATCAACTACGATGAAACCATCACCTTTTCCGCTGCCGTCAACGGGGACGTCATCAATGACGGAGTGGAGCGCTACCGGGATCTGGAGCAGCAGCACCTCACGCCCGTGGAACAGACCGCAGGCGAAGATACCCTCCTGGTGCGGGTGCGCACCGCCGAGTCAGACATTGAGATTGCCGCCGGCACTAGGGCGGCTGTGGTCTGCGGCGAAAAAATCCATTCGGAGGTCAAACTGGCAGAGGGCCGGGGAGAGTTGCGGTTTTCGGTTCCTGCCCGGAAAAATCAGCCCGTGTGCATGGAAAAACTGGCCGCCTTCTGCACCTCGGCCGATGGCAGCACAGAAAGCCCGGCCACGCGCGTGTTTGCCGCCCTGGAAAACACAACTTCCTTTGATGCGCTCAAATCGGCAAGCATCCATGCATGGTCCCGCCTGTGGAAGGAAATGGATATCCGCGTATCCGGGGACCGGTTTTCCCAGAAAATGCTGCGCCTGCATATGTATCATCTTTTGGTCACGGCATCACCCCACAACACCGGCCTTGATGCGGGCATGCCCGCCCGGGGCCTGCATGGCGAGGCCTACCGGGGCCATATTTTCTGGGACGAGCTGTTTGTAATGCCCTTTTATGACCTGCATTTTGCCGATATTGCCAGGTCCCTTCTCATGTACCGCTACCGCCGGCTGGATGCCGCCCGCGCCTATGCCCGCGAGCACGGATTTTCCGGGGCCATGTTTCCCTGGCAAAGCGGCCGCACCGGCACCGAGCAGACCCAGACCGTGCACTTAAATCCCATGACCGGCCAATGGGGCCCGGATAACAGCAGCCTGCAGCGGCACGTGTCTCTGGCCGTGGCCTTCAATACCTGGCAGTATTTCCACATCACCCATGATCTGGCGTTTTTGGAAAACTTCGGGGCTGAAATGTTTTTTGAGATCTGTCGGTTCTGGGCCTCCAAAGCCCGGTGGGACAACGCTCTCAGCCGCTACCGAATCCACGAAGTCATGGGCCCGGACGAATTTCACGAAAAATACCCGGACAAAGACAAGGGCGGGCTCACAGACAATGCCTACACCAACCTCATGGTCCACTGGGTCCTGACCCGGGCTGCAGAGATTTACCGGTACCTGGGCGGCGAGGCCGGAGACACCCTTTGTGAAAAAATCCGCCTGTCCGTGGATGAGATAGAAAAATGGGCGCAGATGGCGCAAAAACTCAACATTGTGATGCGCGACGGCCTGATCGCCCAATTTGACGGGTATTTCTCCTTAAAGGAGCTGGACTGGGATCATTACCGCAGCATTTACGGCGATATCCACCGCATGGACCGGATTTTGAAAAAAGAGGGCAAAAACCCGGACGCCTACAAGGCAGCCAAGCAGGCCGACGTGCTCATGGCGTTTTTCACCCTGGGCGAAGATGCGGTCAAAAAAATGCTGGCATCCATGGGCTATGGGTCTTTGGACAATCTTCTGGAGAAAAATTTCGATTATTACATGGCCCGCACTTCCCACGGGTCCACCCTGAGCCGGGTGGTGCACGCAGCCCTGGCCCGGCGCCTAGGCCGCAAAGACATTGCCTGGCAGTTTTACCAGGAGGCGCTTTCAAGCGATTACATTGACATTCAGGGCGGCACCACCAAAGAGGGCATTCACACCGGGGTGATGGCCGCCACAGTGCTCATGGCCATGAGCCTCTACGGCGGCCTGCGCACGGACAAAGACATCCTGGCCATTGATCCGGCTCTGCCCGGGCGATGGGAAAAAATCACCTTCGGCCTCTGGTTTCAAAAACACCGCTATGCGTTTGAAATCACAAAAAACAAGGTTATTCTCACAATAGAAGGATCTGAAGGCGGGGTTATCCCCGTGGAAGTGAAAGGAAAGACACACCATGTCTCCTGCGGCGTCAAAACCGAATTTCCTTTATAA
- a CDS encoding uridine kinase family protein yields MLGDVLLIEEKHKQAAARIADYILDNRQPGTIIAISGESGSGKSELAHCLGRELKDRGFAAKLVHSDNYYLTLPKDRNDWRKAHGAEAIGLNEYDWARIHQSLEDFRRGRTAQMPCIDLITGQVDTLTTDFSQMDMLVLDGLYAIAAKNVHVRVFIDLTYHETKKAQLVRGKEKVDDWRMTVLEQEHRAVASIKDKADLIVTGSYEVKPA; encoded by the coding sequence ATGCTCGGAGACGTCTTGTTAATCGAGGAAAAACATAAGCAGGCAGCCGCCCGGATTGCAGATTACATCCTGGACAACCGCCAGCCCGGAACCATCATTGCCATCTCCGGGGAGTCCGGATCGGGCAAGTCCGAACTGGCCCATTGCCTGGGCCGGGAACTGAAAGACAGGGGCTTTGCCGCCAAGCTGGTGCATTCGGACAATTATTACCTCACCCTGCCCAAAGACCGCAACGACTGGCGCAAGGCCCACGGGGCAGAAGCCATTGGGCTAAATGAGTACGACTGGGCCCGCATCCACCAGAGCCTGGAGGATTTCAGGCGCGGCCGCACCGCACAGATGCCTTGTATCGACCTGATCACCGGCCAGGTGGACACGCTGACCACGGATTTTTCACAGATGGACATGCTGGTGCTTGACGGCCTGTACGCCATTGCCGCCAAAAACGTCCATGTTCGGGTTTTCATCGATCTTACCTATCACGAGACCAAAAAGGCCCAGCTTGTGCGCGGCAAGGAAAAGGTCGATGACTGGCGCATGACCGTCCTGGAGCAGGAGCACCGGGCCGTGGCTTCCATAAAAGACAAGGCGGATCTGATTGTCACGGGATCATACGAGGTCAAACCCGCATAA
- the glgX gene encoding glycogen debranching protein GlgX — MKIWPGTPFPLGAVYDGAGTNFSIFSEIADRVELCLFDDNGGETRVDLPEVTGFCWHGYLPAAEPGQEYGYRVHGPWEPENGHRCNPAKLLLDPYAKALAGHVQWDEAVFPYPFADGSDVKSDVDSAPFVPKCVVHQPHFDWTGDRRLHLPWHESIIYETHVRGFTMQHPDIPENLRGTYAGLAHPAAIEYFQDLGITAVELMPVHKFIHDKQLADNGLSNYWGYNSICYFAPHDQYAADRRPGGVVSEFKQMVMAFHQAGIEVIIDVVYNHTAEGNHEGPMLCFKGIDNAYYYRLTDDARYYMDYTGCGNTLNMRHPHALQLLMDSLRYWIEQMHVDGFRFDLASALARELHDVDRLSSFFDIIQQDPVISQVKLIAEPWDVGEGGYQVGKFPPLWSEWNGKYRDCMRDYWRGQDQVLEKLASRFTGSSDLYENTSRLPYASVNFITAHDGFTLNDLVSYNEKHNQANGEDNNDGEDHNRSWNCGAEGPTDDPDVLALRARQQRNFLTTLFLSQGVPMLLGGDEMGRTQQGNNNAYCQDNEISWYDWENADSDLQEFCRKLIEYRRDHPVFRRRRWFQGRPIHGSEVKDVAWFNMDGKQKAEEEWADNSAQTLGVFLNGQTIPNPYIKADPVTDESFYIILNAYHEALDVNLPGEKWGSGWFRIIDTAAGGFVEEESRIEPGGEIRVEARSVVLFQVEEKEPNAQ; from the coding sequence ATGAAAATCTGGCCCGGAACACCGTTTCCCCTGGGTGCCGTTTATGATGGGGCCGGCACCAATTTCTCCATTTTCTCAGAAATCGCTGACCGGGTGGAGCTCTGCCTGTTTGACGATAACGGCGGCGAGACCCGGGTGGATCTGCCCGAGGTCACGGGATTCTGCTGGCACGGATATCTTCCCGCAGCAGAGCCCGGCCAGGAGTACGGCTACCGGGTCCACGGTCCCTGGGAGCCGGAAAACGGCCATCGCTGCAACCCGGCAAAGCTTCTGCTTGATCCCTATGCCAAGGCCCTTGCCGGCCATGTCCAATGGGATGAGGCTGTGTTTCCCTATCCATTTGCAGACGGTTCGGACGTGAAAAGCGATGTTGACAGCGCGCCCTTTGTCCCCAAGTGCGTGGTTCACCAGCCCCATTTTGACTGGACCGGCGACCGCCGCCTGCATCTTCCCTGGCATGAATCCATCATTTATGAAACCCATGTCAGGGGCTTTACCATGCAGCACCCGGATATCCCGGAAAATCTGCGCGGTACCTATGCCGGCCTGGCCCACCCGGCGGCCATTGAGTATTTTCAGGATTTGGGCATCACGGCCGTGGAACTGATGCCGGTGCACAAGTTCATCCACGACAAGCAGCTCGCGGACAACGGGCTTTCCAACTACTGGGGGTATAACTCCATTTGCTATTTTGCCCCGCACGACCAGTATGCCGCAGACCGCCGCCCCGGCGGGGTGGTCTCCGAGTTCAAGCAGATGGTCATGGCCTTTCACCAGGCCGGCATCGAGGTAATCATTGATGTGGTCTACAACCACACCGCAGAAGGCAATCACGAAGGGCCCATGCTCTGCTTTAAGGGAATTGACAACGCCTATTACTACCGGCTCACAGACGATGCCCGCTATTACATGGACTACACCGGCTGCGGCAATACCTTAAACATGCGCCACCCCCACGCCCTGCAGCTGCTCATGGACTCGCTGCGTTACTGGATCGAGCAGATGCACGTGGACGGATTCCGCTTTGATCTGGCCTCTGCCCTGGCTCGGGAGCTGCACGACGTGGACCGGCTGTCATCGTTTTTTGACATCATCCAGCAGGATCCGGTGATCAGCCAGGTCAAGCTCATTGCCGAGCCATGGGATGTGGGGGAGGGAGGATATCAGGTGGGCAAGTTTCCTCCCCTTTGGTCGGAGTGGAACGGCAAATACCGCGACTGTATGCGCGACTACTGGCGCGGCCAGGACCAGGTGCTGGAAAAGCTGGCCTCCCGTTTCACCGGCAGCTCGGATCTTTATGAAAACACCTCCAGGCTGCCCTATGCCAGCGTCAACTTTATCACCGCCCATGACGGATTTACCTTAAACGATCTGGTCTCCTACAATGAAAAGCACAACCAGGCCAACGGCGAGGACAACAACGACGGCGAGGACCACAACCGCTCCTGGAACTGCGGGGCCGAAGGGCCCACAGACGACCCGGATGTCCTGGCGCTGCGGGCCCGTCAGCAGCGCAATTTTTTGACCACATTGTTTTTGTCCCAGGGCGTGCCCATGCTTTTGGGCGGAGATGAAATGGGCCGCACCCAGCAGGGCAACAACAACGCCTATTGCCAGGACAACGAGATTTCCTGGTATGACTGGGAAAACGCGGATTCGGATCTGCAGGAATTCTGCCGGAAATTGATCGAATACCGCCGGGATCACCCGGTGTTCCGCCGCCGCCGCTGGTTCCAGGGCCGGCCCATCCACGGCAGTGAGGTCAAGGACGTTGCCTGGTTTAACATGGACGGCAAACAGAAAGCCGAGGAGGAGTGGGCCGACAACTCGGCCCAAACCCTGGGGGTGTTTTTAAACGGCCAGACCATTCCCAACCCCTATATCAAGGCCGATCCGGTAACGGATGAAAGTTTCTACATTATTTTAAACGCCTATCACGAAGCCCTGGACGTGAACCTGCCCGGGGAAAAATGGGGCAGCGGCTGGTTCCGGATAATCGACACCGCAGCCGGCGGTTTTGTGGAAGAGGAAAGCCGGATCGAACCCGGCGGCGAAATCCGGGTGGAGGCCCGCTCTGTGGTGCTGTTCCAGGTTGAGGAAAAGGAGCCCAACGCGCAATGA
- the treY gene encoding malto-oligosyltrehalose synthase: MTAQIEKHVPQATYRLQFHPGFTFDHAAQITDYLSALGISHVYASPYLQAAPGSTHGYDITDPAGVNAELGGEEGHKRFCKALENNGLGQVADIVPNHMAVSHPAANKWWWDVLKNGPASAYAGYFDIDWEPPENRLAGKILLPILEDQYGRVLEAGKIRVAVCPEHGLVCQYHDHVLPLRPGSAENIADHADPACQSAVLADHFNTNVNALDSLLENQHYRLACWRAASEDINYRRFFAINSLAGVCVEDPAVFEATHVRILDWLDRGVIQGVRIDHPDGLKDPEQYLNRLEAAAPGAWMVVEKILHPGEDLPGSWPAAGTTGYDFLNLVTGLFVDAANKTAFTGIYEKFTSRKISYPDLAHTCKHKVMEDLLGAEISRLTHRLAGICENHRCFRDHARKELARAIRQMLACMPVYRTYVRKNTPARPADAQIIARAAAEAKSRQPNTDPRLFDFLAALCCGRVAGDAEADWMLLFQQVSGPVTAKGIEDTAFYRYHRLICLNEVGGDPDTFGLSAEAFHQAMIARQEKCPAAMLATATHDTKRSEDVRARLALLSEIPDQWAAAVRRWAAHNAMYKNQHLPDANIEYLLYQTLVGAWPIDPARVCAFIQKAAREAREFTCWEQPDEAYEQALLDFAQNLLADSFFVSDFQAFVDPLIFPGRINSLAQTLLKLTVPGVPDLYQGTELWDLSLVDPDNRRPVDFARRRAMLDALADMTPKQVMAEMDSGLPKLFLISRVLHFRRQHPHLFSPKAPYQPMALAGRHPDHALAYLRANQAAVIVPRRVMNFAGHWADTRIDLPEGEWKNILTNETFTGPDFFLESILNRFPVALLVKTGPEHGKGTVS; encoded by the coding sequence ATGACGGCGCAAATAGAAAAACACGTCCCGCAGGCCACCTATCGCCTCCAGTTCCACCCCGGTTTTACCTTTGACCATGCCGCGCAGATCACAGATTATTTAAGCGCCCTGGGCATTAGCCACGTGTATGCCTCCCCGTATCTCCAGGCCGCCCCCGGCTCCACCCACGGCTATGACATCACTGACCCCGCCGGGGTCAATGCCGAACTCGGCGGCGAAGAGGGCCACAAGCGTTTCTGCAAAGCCCTGGAAAACAACGGCCTGGGCCAGGTCGCAGACATCGTGCCCAACCACATGGCCGTATCCCACCCGGCCGCCAACAAATGGTGGTGGGACGTGCTCAAAAACGGTCCGGCCAGCGCTTATGCCGGATATTTTGATATTGATTGGGAACCCCCGGAAAACCGCCTGGCCGGCAAAATCCTGCTGCCCATCCTGGAAGACCAGTACGGCCGGGTCCTGGAAGCCGGAAAAATCCGGGTGGCGGTTTGCCCGGAACATGGCCTTGTGTGTCAATATCACGATCACGTGCTGCCCCTGCGGCCGGGTTCTGCAGAAAATATCGCAGACCATGCAGACCCGGCCTGCCAAAGCGCGGTTCTGGCCGATCATTTCAACACCAACGTCAACGCGTTAGACAGCCTCCTGGAAAACCAGCACTACCGCCTGGCCTGCTGGCGCGCTGCATCCGAAGACATCAACTACCGCCGGTTTTTTGCCATCAACTCACTGGCCGGGGTTTGCGTGGAAGACCCGGCCGTGTTTGAAGCCACCCACGTCCGGATTCTGGACTGGCTGGACCGGGGCGTGATCCAGGGGGTTCGCATTGATCATCCCGACGGGTTAAAGGACCCGGAACAATACCTCAACCGGCTTGAAGCCGCCGCCCCCGGGGCCTGGATGGTTGTGGAAAAAATCCTGCATCCCGGAGAGGACCTGCCCGGTTCATGGCCGGCTGCGGGCACCACTGGGTATGATTTTTTAAACCTTGTTACCGGCCTGTTTGTGGATGCTGCAAACAAAACCGCTTTCACCGGGATTTATGAAAAATTCACCAGCCGCAAAATCAGCTACCCAGACCTCGCGCATACGTGCAAGCATAAGGTCATGGAAGATCTGCTGGGCGCCGAAATTTCCCGGCTGACCCACCGGCTGGCGGGCATCTGCGAAAACCACCGCTGTTTCCGGGATCATGCCCGCAAAGAGCTTGCCCGGGCGATCCGGCAGATGCTGGCCTGCATGCCGGTCTACCGCACCTATGTGCGCAAAAACACCCCGGCACGGCCCGCAGACGCGCAAATCATCGCCCGTGCCGCAGCCGAAGCCAAATCCCGGCAGCCGAACACCGATCCCCGGCTTTTTGACTTTTTGGCAGCGCTTTGCTGCGGCCGGGTGGCAGGCGATGCCGAAGCCGACTGGATGCTTTTGTTTCAGCAGGTATCCGGCCCGGTCACGGCCAAGGGCATTGAGGACACGGCCTTTTACCGGTATCACCGGCTGATCTGCCTAAACGAGGTGGGCGGGGACCCGGACACGTTCGGCCTGTCTGCTGAGGCCTTTCATCAGGCCATGATTGCCCGGCAGGAAAAATGCCCGGCAGCCATGCTGGCCACCGCCACCCATGACACCAAGCGAAGCGAGGACGTGCGCGCCCGCCTGGCGTTGTTATCCGAAATCCCGGACCAGTGGGCGGCTGCCGTGCGCCGCTGGGCCGCCCACAATGCCATGTACAAAAACCAGCACCTGCCGGATGCCAACATCGAATACCTGCTCTACCAGACCCTGGTCGGGGCCTGGCCCATTGATCCGGCCCGGGTCTGTGCCTTTATCCAAAAAGCCGCCCGGGAGGCCCGGGAGTTCACCTGCTGGGAGCAGCCCGATGAGGCCTATGAGCAGGCCCTGCTGGATTTTGCCCAAAACCTGCTGGCCGATTCTTTTTTTGTGTCTGATTTTCAAGCCTTTGTGGACCCGCTCATTTTTCCGGGCCGGATCAATTCCCTGGCCCAGACCCTTCTCAAGCTCACGGTCCCGGGCGTGCCCGACTTATACCAGGGCACCGAGCTGTGGGACTTGAGCCTGGTGGACCCGGACAACCGCAGGCCCGTGGATTTTGCACGGCGCCGGGCGATGCTGGACGCACTGGCAGACATGACCCCAAAACAGGTCATGGCAGAAATGGACTCCGGCCTGCCCAAGCTCTTTCTGATCTCCCGGGTGCTGCACTTTCGCCGGCAGCACCCGCACCTGTTTTCCCCAAAGGCCCCATACCAGCCAATGGCTCTGGCCGGCCGGCACCCGGACCACGCCCTGGCTTATCTGCGGGCAAACCAGGCCGCAGTGATCGTCCCGCGAAGGGTCATGAATTTTGCCGGCCATTGGGCTGACACCCGGATTGATCTGCCCGAAGGCGAATGGAAAAACATCCTGACAAACGAAACTTTCACCGGCCCGGATTTTTTCCTGGAGTCCATTTTAAACCGGTTTCCCGTGGCCCTGCTGGTCAAAACCGGGCCGGAGCATGGAAAAGGAACTGTTTCATGA
- the treZ gene encoding malto-oligosyltrehalose trehalohydrolase, with product MSRLEVWAPFAQSLEARISGRTVPFAKTSEGWWRLAEAISPGTGYALSVNGKDPVPDPRSMRQPKGIDGPSQILDHSPFAWDDAHFQPRPLSSAMIYELHVGTFSQQGTFDGVIPYLDHLLDLGITHVEIMPINGFSGTRGWGYDGVNLFAPHEAYGGPDGFKRLVSACHAKGLAVILDVVYNHLGPAGNYLDWFGPYFTDHYQSPWGRAVNLDGAESHEVRRFFCDNAAMWLRDYHVDGLRIDAVHAFFDLSAIHFLEDLRQTADQIQAETGRHKILIAESDLNDPRTVRPTAAGGHGMDAQWSDDFHHALHAVLTGEKGGYYSDFGRISDIARALTRVFVYDNRFSAFRRRYHGRPVHGLSGHRFLGYLQNHDQVGNRALGERLSHLISPGRLKTGAAIMLLSPFVPMLFQGEEWAASTPFQYFTNHPDADLGEAVKKGRCKEFAAFGWDPDQIPDPQASDTFARCVLNWAEKEKSSHAEILEWYRQLIALRKNLPDAADGRMGRVQAAADDAAGWLVMTRGALTVACNLSGQTQLVPLSGADRMEIRLCPEKDPQITAAGIELPGDCVAVLYQNPAMEEST from the coding sequence ATGAGCCGCCTTGAAGTCTGGGCACCCTTTGCCCAAAGCCTGGAAGCCCGCATCAGCGGCCGGACCGTTCCCTTTGCAAAAACCTCCGAAGGGTGGTGGCGCCTGGCAGAGGCGATTTCTCCGGGCACCGGCTACGCCCTTTCGGTCAACGGCAAAGACCCGGTGCCCGATCCCCGCTCCATGCGCCAGCCCAAAGGCATTGACGGCCCGTCCCAAATACTGGATCACAGCCCCTTTGCCTGGGATGATGCGCATTTTCAGCCCCGGCCCCTGTCATCTGCTATGATTTATGAACTCCATGTTGGCACCTTTTCCCAACAGGGCACGTTTGACGGCGTGATCCCATACCTGGACCATCTGCTGGACCTGGGCATCACCCACGTGGAAATCATGCCAATAAACGGATTTTCCGGCACCCGGGGCTGGGGATATGACGGGGTTAACCTGTTTGCCCCCCACGAGGCCTACGGCGGCCCGGACGGATTCAAGCGCCTGGTCAGCGCCTGCCACGCCAAAGGACTGGCCGTGATCCTGGATGTGGTCTACAACCACCTGGGCCCGGCCGGCAATTACCTGGACTGGTTCGGGCCGTATTTCACGGATCACTACCAGTCGCCCTGGGGCCGGGCCGTGAACCTCGACGGCGCAGAAAGCCATGAGGTGCGCCGGTTTTTCTGCGACAACGCGGCCATGTGGCTGCGCGACTACCATGTGGACGGCCTGCGTATTGACGCGGTCCACGCGTTTTTCGACCTTTCGGCCATTCATTTTCTCGAAGATCTCCGTCAGACCGCCGATCAAATCCAGGCAGAGACCGGCCGGCACAAGATCCTGATTGCAGAAAGCGATCTAAACGACCCCCGCACTGTCCGGCCCACGGCGGCCGGCGGCCATGGCATGGACGCCCAGTGGAGCGATGACTTCCACCATGCCCTCCATGCCGTGCTCACCGGTGAAAAGGGCGGCTATTATTCGGATTTCGGCAGAATTTCAGATATTGCCCGGGCCCTGACCCGGGTGTTTGTGTATGACAACCGGTTTTCCGCCTTCCGCCGGCGTTATCACGGCCGGCCTGTGCACGGCCTTTCCGGGCACCGGTTTCTGGGATACCTGCAGAACCACGACCAGGTGGGCAACCGGGCCCTGGGCGAGCGGTTAAGCCACCTGATCAGCCCGGGCCGCCTGAAAACCGGCGCAGCCATCATGCTGCTGTCCCCGTTTGTCCCCATGCTGTTTCAGGGCGAGGAATGGGCGGCGTCCACACCGTTTCAGTATTTCACCAATCACCCGGATGCGGACCTGGGCGAGGCGGTCAAAAAGGGCCGTTGCAAAGAATTTGCCGCATTCGGCTGGGACCCGGATCAGATCCCGGATCCCCAGGCCAGTGACACCTTTGCCCGCTGCGTGTTAAACTGGGCGGAAAAAGAAAAATCGTCCCATGCAGAGATCCTGGAGTGGTACAGGCAGTTGATTGCGCTGCGCAAAAACCTGCCCGATGCCGCAGACGGCCGCATGGGCCGGGTGCAGGCCGCAGCAGACGACGCTGCCGGCTGGCTGGTCATGACCCGGGGAGCTCTGACAGTGGCCTGCAATCTGTCTGGTCAGACACAGCTTGTGCCCCTCTCCGGGGCAGACCGGATGGAGATCAGGCTTTGTCCGGAAAAAGATCCGCAAATCACCGCAGCCGGCATTGAACTGCCCGGCGACTGCGTGGCAGTGCTGTATCAGAACCCGGCCATGGAGGAATCAACATGA